A DNA window from Ficedula albicollis isolate OC2 chromosome 1, FicAlb1.5, whole genome shotgun sequence contains the following coding sequences:
- the BORA gene encoding protein aurora borealis encodes MGDTEEAKMQITPETPGRVTILNPFESPSDYYTLQEQIVSSPLVLKSTKSSSTPGKFRWSIDQLALINPVEIDSEDIRRQGMYLNHAGIDKETEDRRQKAIEEFFTKKLIVPSPWTEHEGKQVSQFNSTKSIDINNISPIGRQLSLQPGKSNAACQTVLSLPVDFNLEKMLGEYFRTDEFADQSQENLSSSSLRRKLFLEENGNVSACLSPSLHSPCGSQPLGVLCSIELSPVRCRSPLDTSSSGQFSSSPIQGGTRAYSLGSITSPPFSEGSPAHNGSPAFSPIAFHIRKTPLSDQRKFTFRSPDIPSSSNRMTPSSTRSPYIDGCSPIKNCSPMRLGACRGTAQYQTSVIRIPIAVENQDEDEEDKENTSPAEARFPEMDNGINLHQEDSDAFSHGTHLVVATVSIAPDHSESCHQRLSSFRDIEGLKENNTVDMADAAEVSDENTWIKETIGNSNTAMTSFMTGITFSIESSRMCMSPLAESSAIPCDNSSIQVDSGYNTQTCGNSIMDTAGAENSCRENDVNTVVFQNKSQLIRTKECSVLSRKDNQLLRTKSPEKQSCFQKGKTHSTVFGQNATCNISAWKHKNENQVQGFHKSGM; translated from the exons ATGGGTGATACAGAAGAAGCTAAAATGCAGATAACACCAGAAACTCCAGGGCGAGTCACAATCCTGAATCCTTTTGAAAGTCCCAGTGATTATTATACTCTTCAGGAGCAGATTGTTTCCAGTCCACTGGTCCTTAAGTCAACGAAATCCTCATCT acaCCAGGAAAATTCAGGTGGTCTATTGATCAGCTTGCTCTAATAAATCCTGTGGAAATAGACTCGGAAGACATTCGACGCCAAGGAATGTATTTGAACCATGCTGG AATTGATAAGGAGACAGAAGACAGAAGGCAAAAAGCTATTGAGGAG tttttcacaaaaaaactCATAGTTCCTTCTCCTTGGACTGAACATGAAGGCAAGCAAGTTTCTCAATTTAATTCTACTAAAT CCATAGatataaataacatttctcCAATTGGAAGACAGCTGAGCTTGCAGCCTGGGAAAAGCAACG CTGCTTGTCAGACAGTACTGTCTTTGCCAGTGGATTTTAATTTAGAGAAAATGCTAG GTGAATATTTTAGAACTGATGAATTTGCAGATCAGTCCCAGGAAAATCTGAGTTCTTCATCACTCAGAAGAAAGCtgtttttggaagaaaatgggaatgtATCTGCATGTTTGTCACCTTCTCTGCATAGTCCATGTGGTAGTCAGCCACTTGGAGTGCTTTGTTCAATAGAATTATCTCCAGTCCGGTGCAGAAGCCCCCTGGACACATCTAGTTCA gGTCAGTTTTCATCAAGTCCTATTCAGGGAGGAACAAGAGCTTATAGTCTGGGAAGTATAACCAGTCCCCCGTTTTCAGAAGGGTCTCCTGCACATAATGGTTCTCCTGCTTTTTCACCAATTGCTTTTCACATAAGAAAAACACCACTCTCAG accaaagaaaatttacatttcGTTCTCCAGATATTCCTTCTTCCTCAAATAGAATGACACCCTCAAGTACAAGAAGTCCTTACATAGATGGTTGTTCTCCAATTAAAAATTGCTCTCCTATGAGGCTTGGAGCCTGTAGAGGAACTGCCCAATATCAGACTTCTGTCATTAGAATACCAATTGCAGTTGAGAatcaggatgaggatgaggaagacAAGGAAAACACTTCTCCAGCAGAAGCTCGGTTCCCAGAAATGGATAATGGAATAAACTTACATCAGGAAGACAGTGATGCTTTTTCACATGGTACACATCTTGTGGTGGCAACTGTGTCTATTGCACCAGATCACTCAGAAAGTTGTCATCAAAGGTTGTCATCATTTAGGGATATAGAGGgcttaaaggaaaataatactGTAGACATGGCTGATGCAGCTGAAGTCTCAGATGAAAACACCTggataaaagaaacaattgGCAATAGCAATACAGCAATGACCAGCTTTATGACAGGCATTACTTTCAGTATTGAAAGCTCTCGCATGTGCATGTCACCTCTTGCAGAAAGCAGTGCAATTCCTTGTGACAACAGTAGTATTCag GTGGACAGTGGTTACAATACACAGACTTGTGGAAACAGCATTATGGATACTGCGGGGGCTGAAAACAGTTGCAGAGAAAATGATGTGAATACTGTTGTGTTTCAGAATAAATCTCAGCTGATTAGAACAAAG GAATGTTCTGTTTTAAGCCGTAAGGA
- the MZT1 gene encoding mitotic-spindle organizing protein 1 has protein sequence FPCFSWFVTVDVNASGRAGFKRGWECAGGEGPALWRCQRQRLDRSLDPRGLILLVAHVRKPKRTGKEQSKPQYSERDLRIVVCVAELGQILVWKENNPNPVLFEISRILNTGLDMETLSICVRLCEQGINPEALSSVIKELRKATEALKAAENMTG, from the exons tttccttgtttctcgTGGTTTGTAACGGTTGATGTAAACGCGTCGGGGCGTGCCGGGTTTAAGCGGGGGTGGGAGTGCGCGGGAGGGGAAGGACCGGCCCTGTGGCGCTGTCAGCGGCAGCGCCTGGACCGATCCCTCGACCCCCGTGGTTTGATCTTGCTCGTGGCCCATGTCAGAAAACCGAAGCGAACTGGAAAAGAACAATCCAAACCACAATATAGTGAAAGAGATTTGAGGATAGTAGTCTGTGTTGCAGAACTAGGACAGATTCTggtatggaaagaaaataacccaaacccAG ttcTGTTTGAGATTTCAAGAATATTAAACACTGGCTTGGATATGGAGACGTTGTCTATTTGTGTGCGGCTTTGTGAACAAGGGATAAACCCAGAAGCATTGTCTTCTGTTATTAAAGAACTGCGTAAGGCTACAGAAGCTCTGAAG gCCGCTGAAAATATGACAGGCTGA